A window of the Aquipuribacter hungaricus genome harbors these coding sequences:
- a CDS encoding NAD-dependent epimerase/dehydratase family protein gives MSGRVVLVTGVSRYLGGKVATALAAHPSAPSVLGTDVVPPHGSLGGARFVRADIRSPAIARLLREEGVDTVVHMNVIATPRSAGGRVPMKEINVIGTMQLLAAMQKVPGVRRLVVKSSSGVYGAGPGDPAIFTEDTAASTPPRTGWAKDCLEVEGYVRGFSRRRPDAAVTTLRFASIVGPGLETPLSRAFALPVVPGLLGHDGRLQFVDEEDAVDAMVVATLGPPDRPAGTVGGDGDGHDGLVTGPVNVAGDGVLTTSQAAAMAGRPVLGLPERLGPSASRWLTRLGAAELSYEDLRLLGYGRVLDTTRCREEMGFVPRRSSREAFEAFVVAHRLRGLRPVVDLVADEVGKAVVDTVGARR, from the coding sequence GTGAGCGGGCGGGTCGTGCTCGTCACCGGGGTGTCCAGGTACCTCGGTGGCAAGGTCGCGACCGCCCTCGCCGCGCACCCCTCCGCCCCCTCCGTCCTCGGCACGGACGTCGTCCCGCCCCACGGCTCGCTGGGCGGGGCCCGGTTCGTCCGTGCGGACATCCGCAGCCCCGCGATCGCCCGGCTCCTGCGCGAGGAGGGTGTGGACACCGTCGTCCACATGAACGTCATCGCCACCCCGCGCTCGGCCGGCGGCCGCGTCCCGATGAAGGAGATCAACGTCATCGGGACGATGCAGCTGCTCGCCGCCATGCAGAAGGTGCCGGGCGTGCGGCGGCTCGTCGTCAAGTCGTCCTCCGGCGTCTACGGCGCCGGGCCGGGCGACCCGGCGATCTTCACCGAGGACACCGCTGCCTCGACGCCGCCGCGCACCGGGTGGGCCAAGGACTGCCTCGAGGTCGAGGGCTACGTCCGAGGCTTCTCCCGCCGCCGCCCGGACGCCGCGGTGACCACGCTGCGCTTCGCGAGCATCGTCGGACCCGGGCTGGAGACGCCCCTGTCGCGGGCGTTCGCGCTGCCCGTCGTCCCCGGCCTGCTCGGCCACGACGGCCGGCTGCAGTTCGTCGACGAGGAGGACGCGGTCGACGCGATGGTCGTGGCCACGCTCGGCCCGCCGGACCGGCCCGCCGGCACGGTGGGCGGGGATGGTGACGGGCACGACGGCCTCGTGACCGGGCCGGTGAACGTGGCGGGGGACGGTGTCCTCACCACGAGCCAGGCCGCCGCCATGGCCGGGCGGCCGGTGCTGGGGCTGCCGGAGCGTCTCGGCCCTAGCGCGAGCCGCTGGCTCACCCGCCTCGGGGCGGCCGAGCTGTCGTACGAGGACCTCCGCCTGCTCGGCTACGGCCGGGTGCTCGACACCACGCGCTGCCGCGAGGAGATGGGCTTCGTCCCGCGCCGTAGCAGCCGCGAGGCGTTCGAGGCCTTCGTCGTCGCGCACCGCCTGCGCGGCCTGCGCCCCGTCGTCGACCTGGTCGCCGACGAGGTCGGCAAGGCCGTCGTCGACACCGTCGGGGCCCGCCGGTGA
- a CDS encoding 30S ribosomal protein bS22 produces MGSVIKKRRKRMAKKKHRKLLRRTRHQRRNKK; encoded by the coding sequence GTGGGCTCTGTCATCAAGAAGCGTCGCAAGCGGATGGCCAAGAAGAAGCACCGCAAGCTGCTCCGTCGCACGCGTCACCAGCGCCGCAACAAGAAGTAG